Proteins co-encoded in one Montipora capricornis isolate CH-2021 chromosome 12, ASM3666992v2, whole genome shotgun sequence genomic window:
- the LOC138027567 gene encoding membrane progestin receptor gamma-B-like has product MENKRDKRNYSKLDFGLTSDEVSPQFREVFISSGYRKPYSSAMDCVKSAFQPLNETVNVWTHFVPFLLFLVRFASLIWKYGVFDTYVYPVLSNALGICGFLLMSSGAHLFNSMSPRTRHICFFFDYSAISVYSVGAGQAFYFYGRSPDHDSFFSSSSRFLTVSCLVSFLSTSMCCASRHRWSKMKYVVRTSCFVVAFFCNSAPYTHRLFSEPSHQHISDQELLALSYFKRHCWFYLIAALANTSKMPERLVPGVFDIIGHSHHFLHVFTALGAADQLTAIEIQMESRRSELEKFPIATFGNSLGLMVVICIINCGIVLWFGKLLRSDKEEEQKAV; this is encoded by the coding sequence atggaaaataagCGAGACAAGAGAAACTATTCGAAGTTGGACTTCGGTTTGACTTCAGATGAAGTGTCCCCCCAGTTTCGCGAAGTGTTTATTTCCTCGGGTTACAGGAAACCTTACAGCTCAGCGATGGATTGTGTGAAAAGCGCTTTTCAACCCTTGAACGAAACTGTTAACGTTTGGACGCACTTTGTTCCATTCTTGCTGTTTCTGGTTCGTTTTGCGTCGTTGATTTGGAAGTACGGCGTGTTTGATACCTACGTCTACCCTGTGCTCTCAAATGCCTTGGGAATTTGCGGATTTCTGTTGATGAGTTCAGGTGCTCATCTATTTAACTCCATGTCTCCTAGAACACGgcatatttgttttttcttcgatTATTCGGCAATCAGCGTTTACAGTGTTGGAGCTGGTCAAGCATTCTACTTCTACGGCCGTTCACCAGATCACGACAGCTTCTTCAGTTCCTCAAGCCGGTTTTTAACGGTTTCATGTCTTGTTTCATTTCTGTCAACTTCCATGTGTTGTGCGTCTCGTCACAGGTGGTCCAAGATGAAGTATGTTGTTCGAACATCCTGTTTTGTGGTGGCCTTTTTCTGCAACAGTGCCCCATACACTCACCGTTTATTCAGTGAACCCTCTCATCAACACATATCGGATCAAGAATTACTGGCGCTTTCCTATTTCAAGCGACACTGTTGGTTTTACCTTATTGCGGCCTTAGCAAACACGTCTAAAATGCCCGAGCGATTAGTTCCCGGGGTTTTTGACATCATAGGCCACAGCCATCATTTCTTACACGTGTTTACAGCGTTAGGAGCAGCAGATCAGCTTACAGCCATCGAAATCCAAATGGAATCCAGACGAAGCGAATTGGAAAAATTTCCAATTGCTACCTTCGGAAACAGCCTGGGGTTAATGGTAGTGATCTGTATAATAAACTGTGGAATTGTTTTATGGTTTGGGAAACTCTTGCGTTCGGataaagaagaagaacagaaagCGGTTTAA